A genomic window from Herbiconiux aconitum includes:
- a CDS encoding DUF1707 SHOCT-like domain-containing protein, giving the protein MSDYTDPTTASQRLSNADRDTAVAALARALADGRITADEFTERSASAKTAVTRGDLSPLFADLPDPVEQSIPASATAPAPDPDLLPPTAFREQLYDPNGVRSGSGRRQPLGGSMGRVIVSLSPFLALALFFLFGYLTPDGFRWSWIFFVLIPIAGIVVYGAGSRRDDNR; this is encoded by the coding sequence ATGAGCGACTACACCGACCCCACGACGGCCAGCCAGCGCCTGAGCAACGCCGACCGCGACACGGCGGTGGCGGCCCTGGCCCGCGCGCTCGCCGACGGCCGCATCACCGCCGACGAGTTCACCGAGCGGTCGGCCTCAGCCAAGACCGCAGTGACGCGCGGCGACCTCTCCCCGCTCTTCGCCGACCTGCCCGATCCGGTCGAGCAGAGCATCCCCGCCTCCGCCACCGCGCCAGCTCCCGACCCCGACCTGCTGCCGCCCACCGCGTTCCGCGAGCAGCTCTACGACCCGAACGGCGTGCGCAGCGGCAGCGGCCGGCGGCAGCCCCTCGGCGGCTCGATGGGCCGGGTCATCGTGTCGCTCTCGCCGTTCCTGGCGCTCGCCCTGTTCTTCTTGTTCGGCTACCTGACCCCCGACGGCTTCCGCTGGTCGTGGATCTTCTTCGTGCTCATCCCGATCGCCGGCATCGTCGTCTACGGCGCAGGTTCCCGCCGCGACGACAATCGCTAG